The following are encoded in a window of Telmatobacter sp. DSM 110680 genomic DNA:
- a CDS encoding DUF4260 domain-containing protein has product MATQTNALIQTSAAATGSVLTLLRLEGLAVAAVTAVLYARTGASWWLFAALWLTPDLSMLGYLYRPCWGARCYNAVHAYVVPGVLALSGLVLHVNAVLPFALIWANHIGVDRMLGYGLKYSDGFGFTHLGRLGKRNATSSARG; this is encoded by the coding sequence ATGGCAACTCAAACGAACGCCCTGATTCAAACGAGTGCCGCGGCTACCGGATCGGTGCTCACGTTGCTTCGACTTGAAGGCTTGGCGGTAGCCGCCGTGACTGCGGTGCTGTATGCGCGGACGGGCGCGAGCTGGTGGCTGTTTGCGGCGCTGTGGCTGACGCCCGACCTGTCGATGCTGGGCTATCTTTACCGGCCATGTTGGGGTGCGCGGTGTTACAACGCGGTGCACGCCTATGTTGTGCCGGGAGTGCTGGCGTTGAGTGGATTGGTTCTGCATGTGAATGCAGTTCTGCCGTTCGCGCTCATCTGGGCTAATCACATCGGAGTGGATCGGATGCTGGGATACGGCCTGAAGTATTCAGACGGATTCGGATTCACGCACCTTGGCCGCCTGGGAAAGCGTAACGCTACTTCATCGGCTCGGGGTTAA
- a CDS encoding HU family DNA-binding protein codes for MATGMTKTGLTRHMAEKLELTNKQSAAFLDLLAETAIKETKKNGVFVIPGIGRLVKAERKARMGRNPQTGEAIKIKAKTVVKFRVAKSAKDTIAPPKK; via the coding sequence ATGGCAACTGGAATGACCAAGACTGGACTTACCCGGCATATGGCCGAGAAGCTCGAACTGACCAACAAACAATCGGCCGCTTTCCTTGATCTTCTGGCTGAAACAGCAATCAAGGAGACGAAGAAGAACGGCGTATTCGTAATCCCCGGCATCGGCCGCCTCGTAAAGGCGGAGCGCAAAGCGCGCATGGGCCGCAACCCGCAGACGGGCGAGGCAATCAAGATCAAGGCGAAGACCGTGGTGAAGTTCCGCGTGGCGAAGTCGGCCAAGGACACCATCGCGCCGCCAAAGAAGTAG
- a CDS encoding DUF2461 domain-containing protein, producing MHAPHRTLAYTDMRMPRATKSSPAAPAPYLRPEAITFLRNLAKHNDRDWFTPRKPQFEAQLKEPMLLIVRKITDAMIDFAPQHIRPAEKSLFRIYRDTRFSHDKRPYKTHVAAWWSHQGLEKTSGAGYYFQVSPKGVVIAAGAYMPEKEQLAAIRNWLLDNHEDFRKILKKPAVRKTFSEFEGEALSRPPKGFPADHPGMDLIRCKQWGLSTTLPVGAAQRKDFAKVLVKHLKLLAPMVDALNTPIAAAAAPKRKVLFGLH from the coding sequence GTGCATGCACCGCATCGCACACTCGCCTACACTGACATGCGTATGCCACGCGCAACTAAATCATCTCCTGCAGCACCGGCGCCCTATCTTCGACCTGAAGCGATTACATTTCTGCGCAACCTGGCCAAGCACAACGATCGCGATTGGTTTACGCCGCGCAAGCCGCAGTTTGAAGCGCAACTGAAGGAACCAATGTTGTTGATCGTTCGCAAGATCACCGATGCAATGATTGACTTTGCGCCACAGCATATTCGTCCCGCGGAAAAGAGCTTGTTCCGCATCTATCGCGACACGCGCTTCAGCCACGACAAGCGGCCGTACAAAACGCACGTTGCTGCGTGGTGGTCGCACCAGGGTCTGGAGAAAACTTCGGGAGCAGGGTATTACTTTCAGGTGAGCCCCAAGGGTGTGGTGATTGCCGCGGGTGCATACATGCCCGAAAAGGAACAATTGGCAGCGATCCGAAACTGGCTGCTCGACAACCACGAAGATTTTCGAAAGATTTTGAAGAAGCCCGCGGTGCGCAAGACTTTCAGCGAATTCGAGGGCGAAGCGCTGAGCCGCCCACCTAAGGGCTTTCCTGCAGATCATCCGGGAATGGATCTGATTCGCTGTAAACAGTGGGGCTTGAGCACAACGCTCCCCGTTGGGGCGGCGCAGCGAAAGGATTTTGCAAAGGTTCTGGTGAAGCACTTAAAGCTGCTGGCGCCGATGGTGGACGCGCTGAATACGCCGATTGCTGCCGCTGCCGCACCAAAACGCAAAGTGCTTTTTGGCTTGCATTAG
- the ruvA gene encoding Holliday junction branch migration protein RuvA: MIAHLRGKLIHKEPGQAIVEAGGVGYDVVISVPAFTALPSVGAETSLHIHTQVSEDQIALFGFLDREEKRLFERLITVSGVGPKLAIKILSGLAPERTVQAIRAQDHAQLTRVPGVGKKLAERLVVELKDKLEDFAVAPTPSSVAGPAVDDVLSALTNLGYQRPAAEKAIEQSVAKDKALAGDFDGLFRAALKVIR, from the coding sequence ATGATCGCGCATCTGCGGGGCAAGCTGATTCACAAAGAGCCAGGCCAGGCCATTGTCGAGGCTGGCGGCGTGGGATATGACGTCGTTATCTCCGTGCCGGCATTTACGGCGCTGCCAAGCGTAGGCGCGGAGACCTCGCTGCACATCCACACGCAGGTGAGCGAAGACCAGATTGCGTTGTTTGGTTTTCTCGATCGCGAAGAGAAGCGGCTATTCGAGCGCCTGATTACGGTGAGCGGCGTGGGGCCCAAGCTGGCCATCAAGATTCTGAGCGGGCTTGCGCCGGAGCGGACGGTGCAGGCGATTCGCGCACAGGATCATGCGCAGTTGACGCGCGTTCCCGGCGTGGGCAAGAAGCTGGCAGAGCGGCTTGTGGTGGAGTTAAAAGACAAGCTGGAAGACTTCGCTGTTGCTCCAACGCCGAGTTCGGTTGCCGGGCCGGCGGTGGATGATGTGCTTTCAGCGCTGACGAATCTTGGCTATCAGCGGCCTGCGGCAGAGAAGGCGATCGAGCAGTCCGTAGCAAAAGACAAGGCGCTCGCTGGGGATTTCGATGGGCTGTTCCGCGCGGCGCTGAAGGTAATTCGCTGA
- a CDS encoding glycine C-acetyltransferase encodes MTETATRPQTTTRPQLAYLTAVLDELKAKGTHFKLRVLDDQQAPVCHYDGREVINLASNNYLGLANHPKLIEASLKATKELGVGSGAVRTIAGTMRIHMELEEGIARFKNVEACVVFQSGFAANAGTVSAILGKEDFILSDELNHASIIDGARLSRAKIKVFRHKDADHCEELLKEIANEPGHKLVITDGVFSMDGDIGPVDKLAKLAEKYGAIMMVDDAHASGVLGRNGRGSIDHFGMHGRVDVQVGTLSKAIGSLGGYVCGSKDLIDFLYHRARPFLFSTSHPPSVAASCIAAFDILETEPERIDRLWKNTRYFQGQLKNAGFNIGGVNTPATETPITPVIVGEGRAAMDFSRALFDEGVMGTGIAFPTVPEGKARIRLILTSEHTKEQLDRALETLERVAKRMGLLQ; translated from the coding sequence ATGACGGAGACGGCTACTCGTCCGCAGACAACGACGCGTCCGCAACTTGCTTATCTGACGGCTGTGCTGGATGAGCTCAAGGCGAAAGGTACACATTTCAAGCTGAGAGTGCTGGACGACCAGCAGGCGCCGGTGTGTCACTATGACGGCCGCGAGGTGATCAACCTGGCCAGCAACAATTACCTGGGGCTGGCAAATCATCCCAAGCTCATTGAGGCTTCGCTGAAGGCCACGAAGGAACTTGGAGTGGGCTCGGGCGCAGTGCGGACGATCGCGGGAACGATGCGCATCCATATGGAATTGGAAGAGGGGATTGCGCGCTTCAAAAACGTTGAGGCATGTGTCGTCTTCCAGAGCGGGTTCGCAGCCAATGCAGGTACCGTAAGCGCGATCCTCGGCAAGGAAGATTTCATTCTCTCCGATGAGTTGAATCACGCCAGCATCATTGACGGCGCACGGCTGTCACGCGCAAAGATCAAGGTCTTCCGACACAAGGATGCCGATCATTGTGAAGAATTGCTGAAGGAGATTGCCAACGAACCGGGACACAAGCTTGTTATCACCGACGGCGTGTTCTCGATGGACGGCGACATCGGGCCGGTTGATAAGCTAGCGAAGCTGGCGGAGAAGTACGGCGCCATCATGATGGTCGATGATGCGCATGCATCAGGCGTGCTTGGACGCAATGGGCGCGGCAGCATCGATCACTTCGGCATGCATGGGCGCGTGGATGTGCAGGTGGGCACGCTGTCAAAGGCCATTGGGTCGCTGGGTGGATATGTGTGTGGGTCGAAAGACTTGATCGATTTCCTCTACCATCGCGCGCGGCCATTTCTCTTTTCGACTTCGCATCCGCCGTCGGTGGCAGCCAGTTGCATCGCGGCATTCGACATTCTGGAGACTGAGCCGGAGCGCATCGATAGGCTGTGGAAGAACACCAGGTATTTTCAGGGCCAGCTTAAAAACGCGGGATTTAACATCGGCGGCGTAAACACTCCAGCGACTGAAACGCCGATTACGCCGGTGATAGTCGGCGAAGGACGCGCGGCGATGGATTTCTCGCGAGCGCTGTTTGACGAAGGCGTGATGGGAACGGGGATTGCTTTTCCGACAGTGCCGGAAGGCAAGGCACGCATTCGGCTGATCCTGACCAGCGAACACACGAAGGAGCAGCTCGATCGTGCGCTGGAGACGCTGGAACGGGTCGCCAAGCGGATGGGGCTTCTACAATAG
- a CDS encoding TlpA disulfide reductase family protein encodes MLRNRIATAGLTLLVAFALLPASLTAKRLPDPAFKTLDGKTHKISSLRGQIVVVNFWATWCGPCQEELPRLSQIAASYAGKPVSFVFISIDAAKDRAKIPNTLARLHLSFDSWVNADTDTLGSFGLGDIVPGTIVLDENGDAVARVMGEAKEDDVRKPVDWLLGGKNGEAPTALAKRY; translated from the coding sequence ATGCTCCGTAACCGAATTGCAACAGCAGGACTAACCTTGCTTGTGGCGTTTGCTCTGCTGCCGGCTTCACTGACGGCAAAGCGTCTGCCAGACCCGGCGTTCAAAACGCTGGACGGCAAGACCCACAAAATTTCCTCCCTGCGTGGACAGATTGTAGTGGTGAACTTCTGGGCGACGTGGTGCGGACCCTGCCAGGAGGAATTGCCGCGCTTATCGCAGATCGCTGCCTCCTACGCAGGCAAGCCTGTCAGTTTTGTCTTCATTTCCATTGATGCGGCCAAGGATCGAGCGAAGATTCCAAATACCCTCGCTAGACTGCACCTCTCATTCGACAGCTGGGTGAATGCGGACACGGATACGCTCGGCAGCTTCGGCCTGGGTGACATCGTGCCAGGCACCATCGTGCTTGACGAGAATGGCGACGCAGTGGCGCGCGTGATGGGAGAAGCCAAGGAAGACGACGTGCGCAAGCCGGTAGACTGGCTGCTCGGCGGCAAAAATGGCGAAGCTCCCACTGCTCTCGCAAAACGTTATTAA
- a CDS encoding Ig-like domain-containing protein: MFRRAMRLHLVAVVGVAVAMPCLAAISAITQQATQTSLAVDAHDLNGRTQATLSMTVIGADGQPVAGTIALSDHGTPLAGFALDAQGQAVGNITLAPGDHSLSAVYTGDQTHLGSSSLGTPIRAVTGSTPDFSISISPGTLSLKQGQSGSAIVSVTPINAVSLASPMFVTISCSGLPDQSACTFTPENIEIPVGATAAITSSLVLSTQAPSLAKADPIVKRESRTIAWAVLLPGTLMLGGLAFSARRRRFLSRLVLLGLVAFVSVLGTAACSPLYNYKNHGPPQNLPTPAGTYSVKVAAQSSNGVTATTHTTTFGLTVTQ, translated from the coding sequence ATGTTCCGCCGCGCTATGCGGCTTCACTTGGTTGCAGTGGTGGGGGTTGCGGTTGCGATGCCGTGCCTGGCAGCCATCAGCGCAATCACGCAACAGGCCACGCAGACTTCGCTTGCTGTGGATGCGCACGACCTCAATGGGCGGACGCAAGCCACGCTTTCAATGACGGTTATAGGCGCGGATGGGCAACCTGTGGCCGGCACAATTGCACTCAGCGATCACGGGACGCCCCTCGCCGGGTTTGCGCTGGATGCTCAGGGGCAAGCGGTCGGCAACATTACTCTCGCGCCGGGCGATCACTCGCTGTCCGCTGTCTACACGGGAGATCAGACTCATCTCGGATCAAGTTCTCTGGGCACGCCGATTCGCGCAGTCACCGGCTCAACACCCGATTTTTCGATCTCTATCTCGCCGGGAACGCTTTCACTGAAGCAGGGGCAATCTGGATCGGCAATTGTATCGGTGACGCCAATCAACGCGGTGTCGCTTGCCAGCCCAATGTTCGTCACGATCTCCTGCTCGGGCCTTCCCGATCAGAGCGCCTGCACCTTTACCCCGGAGAATATTGAGATTCCTGTAGGGGCGACGGCTGCCATCACCAGTTCGCTGGTGCTTTCGACTCAGGCTCCCTCGCTGGCGAAAGCCGATCCCATCGTCAAGCGCGAATCGCGGACCATCGCATGGGCAGTTCTGTTGCCCGGCACATTGATGCTGGGTGGGCTTGCATTCAGCGCGAGACGCCGTCGCTTCCTCAGCCGGCTTGTCCTACTTGGCCTCGTGGCATTTGTTTCGGTACTGGGAACCGCAGCCTGCTCGCCGCTTTATAACTACAAAAACCACGGGCCGCCACAAAATCTTCCCACGCCCGCAGGCACCTATTCGGTTAAGGTCGCGGCACAATCCAGCAATGGCGTTACTGCAACTACGCACACGACAACTTTTGGGCTAACGGTCACGCAATAA
- a CDS encoding ABC transporter permease, with translation MAVFRRFANLFRRAQVDRDIDAELQAHIAMRIDANVAAGMSPEEALRDAVLRFGNRTVAKERVTASDATLSLADLGRDIRYAGRQLRRSPGFALTVILTLALGIGANVVVFGVLNAMLLRPLNVTGADRLLELANGRPGDDNQSYPDYVDFKARNSAFSDMAAYRLGYAGMSSGGNAEKSWEYEVSGNYFDMLGVQPQLGRFFHASDEHGPNSAPYIVLSDALWHSRFNGDPRVVGTTVDLNKHPFAILGVAPKGFHGTEIFFWPEFWMPMVNEQQVEGYSFLTKRGNHGLFVIGPLKPGVTPRQAEDNLLAVAHQMTRENPTDDDGLAVRLVKPGLMGDVLGGPAKPFLAAIMGLALLVLLAACVNLAGIFAARAADRSRELAIRLSIGSTRWRILRQLLTEAVVVSLAGGALGTLIATGMLKFLSHWQPISEYPIHVTVVADGRTYLIAVLLSLAAGILPGLLPARQVWQTDATDALKSGTTSARILRRLTLRDLLLGIQIALCALLLTSSMVALRGMERSLHAPMGFVPEGAMVADTDMQMAGYSDNSAFPVQRRMIEAASQIRGVSGAGTIDSLPLGGGGSNWSVYREGTTDLRNSNSVMTAQSYGISPGYLRAAGTTLLGGRDFTWDDKANAPKVAIVNQTFAHKMFGDEPAIGRHFLGGDKTNYLIVGIVENGKYEMLTEDPMPAMFFPLDQEHEANTILIVRSDLPPSEIAGALNRVLTEIDPTLPFSLRTWPDRLSFPLFPPRIATATLGVMGMLAAMLAITGVFGMATYTVSKRLRELGIRVALGAHRAQLMRAALGRPMIVLLSGSLAGLILGVLASRLLAALVYEATPRDPLVLIGAVAAMILIGLIATWIPARRALAINPAQLLRQD, from the coding sequence ATGGCCGTTTTTCGTCGCTTCGCCAATTTGTTTCGCCGCGCCCAGGTCGATCGTGATATCGACGCGGAATTGCAAGCGCACATTGCGATGCGTATTGATGCTAATGTCGCGGCGGGCATGTCGCCGGAAGAAGCGCTTCGCGACGCGGTGCTGCGGTTTGGCAATCGGACGGTGGCGAAGGAGAGGGTGACGGCTTCGGATGCAACGCTGAGCCTTGCCGATCTTGGCCGTGACATTCGCTATGCGGGTCGGCAATTGCGGAGGTCGCCGGGTTTCGCGTTGACAGTAATCCTGACACTGGCGTTAGGCATCGGCGCGAACGTGGTGGTATTTGGTGTGTTGAATGCGATGCTTCTGCGACCGCTGAATGTTACAGGAGCGGATCGTCTGCTTGAGCTGGCAAACGGGCGGCCAGGCGATGACAACCAGTCCTACCCCGACTACGTGGACTTCAAAGCACGCAATTCGGCATTCTCCGATATGGCGGCGTATCGACTGGGTTATGCGGGCATGAGTTCCGGTGGCAACGCAGAGAAATCGTGGGAGTACGAAGTCTCAGGCAACTACTTCGACATGCTGGGAGTGCAGCCTCAGCTTGGGCGCTTTTTCCATGCAAGCGATGAGCATGGACCCAACTCAGCACCTTATATCGTGCTAAGCGATGCGCTGTGGCACTCGCGATTCAATGGCGATCCGCGGGTGGTCGGGACCACAGTCGATCTCAACAAGCATCCGTTCGCCATCCTCGGGGTTGCGCCCAAGGGATTCCATGGAACGGAGATATTTTTCTGGCCGGAATTCTGGATGCCCATGGTGAACGAACAACAAGTAGAGGGCTACAGCTTTCTCACCAAGCGCGGCAACCATGGGCTCTTCGTGATCGGTCCGCTGAAACCGGGCGTTACGCCGCGACAGGCTGAAGACAATCTCCTCGCTGTCGCGCATCAGATGACGCGGGAGAATCCAACAGACGATGACGGACTTGCGGTGAGGCTCGTCAAGCCGGGCCTGATGGGAGATGTTCTTGGCGGCCCCGCGAAGCCTTTTCTGGCCGCGATTATGGGGTTGGCGTTGCTCGTATTGCTTGCGGCTTGCGTCAACCTTGCGGGCATCTTTGCAGCGCGTGCGGCAGACCGTAGCCGTGAACTTGCAATTCGTCTCTCCATCGGTTCGACGCGGTGGCGCATTCTACGTCAGCTGCTCACCGAAGCGGTCGTGGTCTCGCTGGCCGGAGGCGCGTTGGGGACATTGATCGCGACGGGGATGCTCAAATTTCTCAGCCATTGGCAGCCCATCAGCGAATATCCGATTCACGTGACCGTTGTTGCCGACGGGAGAACCTACTTGATCGCTGTGCTGCTTTCGCTTGCCGCAGGCATTCTTCCGGGACTTCTACCGGCGCGGCAGGTTTGGCAGACGGATGCCACGGACGCCTTGAAAAGCGGAACGACTTCGGCACGAATTCTGCGGCGGCTCACGTTGCGCGATCTGTTGCTGGGGATACAAATTGCTTTGTGTGCGCTGCTATTGACGTCTTCGATGGTAGCTTTGCGCGGCATGGAACGCTCTCTCCACGCACCGATGGGATTTGTTCCAGAAGGGGCGATGGTTGCCGACACGGATATGCAGATGGCGGGGTACTCCGATAACTCTGCATTCCCTGTACAGCGACGCATGATCGAAGCGGCCTCACAGATTCGGGGCGTCAGCGGCGCGGGCACTATCGATTCGTTGCCGCTGGGTGGCGGCGGCAGCAATTGGTCAGTCTATCGCGAGGGAACCACTGACCTGCGCAATTCAAACAGCGTCATGACTGCGCAGAGCTACGGTATCTCTCCAGGATATTTGCGCGCTGCCGGCACAACGTTGCTCGGAGGGCGCGATTTCACCTGGGACGATAAAGCGAATGCGCCAAAAGTCGCGATCGTGAATCAGACCTTCGCCCACAAGATGTTTGGTGACGAGCCGGCAATCGGGCGGCATTTCCTGGGCGGCGACAAGACGAACTACCTGATTGTTGGCATCGTCGAGAACGGCAAGTACGAGATGCTTACGGAAGATCCGATGCCGGCGATGTTTTTTCCCCTGGATCAAGAGCATGAGGCAAACACAATCTTGATTGTGCGATCTGATCTGCCGCCTTCCGAGATCGCGGGCGCACTCAATCGCGTGCTTACGGAGATTGACCCCACTCTGCCTTTCAGCCTTCGCACCTGGCCGGACAGGCTCTCCTTCCCCCTGTTTCCTCCACGGATAGCGACGGCAACCCTGGGAGTGATGGGGATGCTGGCGGCGATGCTGGCGATTACCGGGGTATTTGGGATGGCGACTTACACGGTTTCAAAACGGTTGCGCGAACTGGGAATTCGGGTCGCTTTGGGAGCGCACCGGGCGCAATTGATGCGAGCGGCGCTAGGGCGTCCCATGATTGTGCTGCTTTCAGGGTCGTTGGCTGGCTTAATCCTGGGGGTGCTCGCGAGCCGGCTGCTCGCGGCGCTGGTGTATGAGGCGACTCCGCGTGATCCGCTGGTCCTGATCGGGGCAGTGGCAGCCATGATCCTGATTGGCCTGATTGCTACCTGGATTCCGGCGCGAAGGGCGCTCGCCATCAACCCCGCGCAATTGTTGCGGCAGGACTAG
- a CDS encoding ABC transporter permease has product MAAFRRFINLFRHSEIDRDINAELQAHIDLRMDANIAAGMSPEEARRQALLQFGNPTSTRERVASADAVLSLSSSWSDVRYAGRQLVKSPGFAITAVLTLAIGIGANTAIFSSMDAVVLHPISVPDLNRVMTLAEEQGSGNYHSVALANYYDWNRQNRSFEQLAVRTYADMSLTGAGDAAQVQAALTSANFFSVLRAQPLLGRVFADSECQPGHDAVAVLNYGFWQRSFAGDPSILGRQIELDQRIYTIVGVMPKTMQYPSMADLFLPLAPTPQQVANRSAHDYLVIGRLRSGVTVKQAQADMRIDAERLAKDYPATNLGWSVKVEPLLDGINGDSTPLYYRMLMGATLFVLLVVCANVANLQFARGIARRPEIAMRSALGASRLRIMRQLLTENVLLGIVGAGGGLLLGGVYLHFLIINMPPRIARYMAGWSNTSLNGRVMAFSLLIALGAGLISGIAPAIEAMRMNLADQLKSGSRGTTGSGRHRRLRNVFAVSQIALAVALVIGAALMSKGMLHLLHLGDVYEPEKVLTFNVTLPPARYDTPQKLAAWYSDSLERLHALPGVTHADVTTALPYSDNGWMQDMAIENRPAVPGKFQSALRIPVSEGYFTAFHLPVIAGRALKRSDVVNSQPVAVVSRKFVAQYFGGENPLGRRIRMGSPTDRQEPWLTIVGIADDASYSLWDQSIQPVVYMNAAQMPPPGATYAVMTDGDPLALALSARRALVSLDPALPLDAVMTYKQSLRESMTGLVDASVMLGIDAIIALFLAAIGIFGVMANLVGEQTREIGVRLAMGAPRERVLAMILRRASRLTAVGLGCGLLLAFGLAQLVANLLRGVSPHDPFIFVGVSTAIAAIALASSWIPARHASKVDPMQALRGE; this is encoded by the coding sequence ATGGCCGCATTTCGCCGTTTCATCAATTTGTTCCGTCATTCTGAAATCGACCGCGACATCAACGCAGAACTGCAGGCGCACATCGACCTGCGGATGGACGCGAATATTGCGGCCGGCATGTCGCCGGAGGAGGCGCGGCGGCAGGCGCTGTTGCAGTTCGGCAATCCGACTTCTACGCGCGAGCGTGTAGCCTCAGCCGACGCTGTTCTGAGTCTGTCTTCTAGCTGGTCTGACGTGCGCTACGCAGGGCGGCAACTGGTGAAGTCGCCGGGGTTTGCCATTACCGCGGTGTTGACGCTCGCGATCGGTATCGGGGCAAACACGGCAATCTTCAGCAGCATGGACGCCGTTGTCTTACATCCGATATCCGTGCCAGATCTAAATCGGGTGATGACGCTAGCCGAAGAGCAGGGCAGCGGCAACTACCATTCGGTCGCGCTGGCGAATTACTACGACTGGAACCGGCAAAACCGTTCGTTCGAGCAACTGGCAGTGCGCACGTATGCCGATATGAGTCTGACCGGTGCGGGCGATGCCGCGCAGGTGCAGGCGGCCCTGACGTCGGCGAATTTCTTCAGCGTGCTCCGCGCGCAACCCTTGCTGGGCCGGGTCTTCGCAGACAGCGAGTGCCAGCCGGGCCACGATGCCGTGGCGGTTCTGAATTACGGTTTCTGGCAGCGGAGCTTTGCCGGCGATCCTTCGATCCTGGGCCGCCAGATCGAACTCGATCAACGCATATACACCATCGTTGGCGTCATGCCCAAGACCATGCAATATCCGTCGATGGCTGACCTTTTTCTGCCGTTGGCGCCAACACCGCAGCAGGTTGCAAATCGCAGCGCTCATGACTACCTCGTGATCGGCCGCCTGCGCAGCGGCGTCACCGTCAAGCAGGCGCAGGCCGATATGCGCATCGATGCCGAGCGGTTGGCGAAGGACTATCCTGCGACCAACCTCGGCTGGTCAGTGAAGGTTGAGCCGCTGCTCGACGGCATCAATGGCGACTCTACCCCGCTCTATTACCGGATGCTGATGGGCGCCACTCTTTTTGTGCTGCTGGTGGTCTGCGCCAACGTTGCCAACCTCCAGTTCGCTCGCGGCATTGCGCGACGCCCTGAAATTGCGATGCGCTCTGCCCTCGGCGCCAGCCGCTTGAGGATCATGCGCCAGTTGCTGACGGAAAATGTCCTGCTGGGAATAGTGGGTGCTGGAGGGGGCCTGCTCCTGGGCGGCGTCTACCTCCATTTCCTCATCATCAACATGCCTCCGCGCATCGCACGCTACATGGCGGGATGGTCCAATACTTCGTTGAATGGCCGGGTCATGGCCTTCTCTCTGCTCATCGCACTGGGCGCGGGATTGATCTCAGGCATTGCGCCCGCCATCGAGGCGATGCGCATGAACCTGGCGGACCAGCTGAAGTCTGGATCCCGCGGCACCACAGGATCAGGGCGTCATCGCCGTCTCAGGAACGTTTTTGCCGTCTCCCAGATTGCTCTCGCCGTTGCTCTTGTGATCGGCGCGGCGCTGATGTCAAAAGGCATGTTGCACCTGCTGCATCTGGGAGACGTTTACGAACCCGAGAAGGTGCTCACCTTCAACGTGACACTGCCCCCAGCCCGCTACGATACGCCTCAGAAACTTGCTGCCTGGTATTCCGACAGCCTAGAACGGCTGCACGCTCTTCCTGGCGTCACGCACGCTGACGTAACCACTGCGCTGCCCTACAGCGATAACGGGTGGATGCAGGACATGGCCATCGAAAACCGTCCTGCCGTGCCGGGGAAATTTCAAAGTGCGCTGCGCATCCCGGTCAGCGAGGGATACTTTACCGCCTTCCATCTTCCCGTGATTGCAGGCCGCGCGTTGAAGAGAAGTGATGTCGTGAACTCCCAGCCAGTAGCCGTAGTCAGTAGAAAGTTTGTGGCACAGTATTTCGGTGGCGAGAACCCCCTCGGCCGTCGCATTCGCATGGGCAGCCCGACTGACAGGCAGGAACCATGGCTCACCATCGTCGGCATCGCGGACGACGCCAGCTACTCCTTATGGGATCAGTCGATTCAGCCGGTCGTCTACATGAACGCGGCGCAGATGCCGCCACCCGGCGCGACGTATGCGGTCATGACGGACGGTGATCCGCTAGCCCTTGCTCTATCTGCTCGCAGGGCGCTCGTTTCGCTTGATCCCGCGTTGCCGCTGGATGCCGTCATGACGTACAAACAGTCGCTACGTGAATCGATGACCGGGCTTGTCGACGCCTCGGTGATGCTCGGAATCGATGCGATCATTGCCCTTTTTCTTGCTGCCATCGGCATCTTCGGTGTGATGGCCAATCTCGTCGGTGAACAAACGCGAGAGATCGGCGTCCGCCTTGCCATGGGCGCACCGCGGGAGCGCGTGCTGGCGATGATTCTGCGCCGAGCTTCGCGGCTCACGGCTGTCGGACTCGGGTGCGGTCTGCTGCTGGCTTTTGGCCTCGCCCAGCTCGTTGCCAATCTTCTCCGCGGCGTCAGTCCGCACGACCCCTTCATCTTCGTCGGAGTATCCACCGCCATTGCTGCGATCGCTCTTGCGTCAAGCTGGATTCCTGCTCGTCACGCCTCAAAGGTCGATCCGATGCAAGCCTTGAGAGGCGAATAA
- a CDS encoding PadR family transcriptional regulator: protein MAKNDLQGTIDLLVLKTLDQNGALHGYGIVLHIQSASNDMLRVEEGSLYPALHRMEQSGWIASEWAMTDTNRRAKYYKLTATGRRQLQQAEESFEQLVKGVRAVLRYA, encoded by the coding sequence ATGGCGAAGAACGATCTTCAGGGAACGATTGATCTTTTGGTGTTAAAGACGCTGGACCAGAACGGCGCACTGCACGGCTACGGTATTGTGCTGCACATCCAGAGCGCGTCAAACGACATGCTGCGCGTGGAGGAGGGGTCGCTGTACCCGGCTCTTCATCGCATGGAGCAGAGCGGCTGGATCGCCTCAGAATGGGCCATGACCGACACCAACCGGCGTGCCAAGTATTACAAACTTACGGCCACTGGCCGGCGTCAACTGCAGCAGGCCGAGGAAAGCTTCGAACAGCTTGTAAAGGGTGTACGAGCCGTTCTGCGTTACGCGTAG